From the genome of Virgibacillus proomii, one region includes:
- the cyoE gene encoding heme o synthase: MPKQKWASIFAKTVKTGIIRSNLIPMFAGFTLALYTYQISLMEKLPEIIFALLGTALVIGAAGAFNNLYDRDIDAIMDRTKSRPTVTGEIKPIGVLWLSVIMSISGIVLLALTTWLAAFLAFLGLFLYVIPYTMWSKRRTVYNTEIGSISGAMPPLIGWAAVYPDITHPAIIGLFVVMIIWQMPHFYAIAIRNHRQYEAAKIPMLPVVKGVKRTYIQTNVYLLIMFAISFLFGTLSLGLMLVAVLLSVGWLTLSIYRFRANSEKWATSMFVYSLIHMTVLFSTIIIYSLMGIIFDL; encoded by the coding sequence GTGCCAAAGCAAAAATGGGCAAGTATTTTTGCTAAGACAGTAAAAACGGGCATTATTCGATCGAATCTTATTCCTATGTTCGCCGGTTTTACTTTAGCATTATATACATATCAAATAAGTTTAATGGAAAAACTTCCGGAAATTATTTTTGCATTACTGGGAACTGCTTTAGTAATTGGAGCTGCTGGGGCCTTTAATAATCTATATGATCGAGATATCGATGCTATTATGGACAGAACTAAGTCTCGTCCAACCGTAACTGGGGAAATTAAGCCAATAGGAGTACTATGGCTTAGTGTGATCATGAGTATTAGTGGAATTGTACTGCTTGCTTTAACAACATGGTTGGCTGCTTTTTTAGCTTTTTTAGGGCTGTTTCTTTATGTAATCCCTTATACCATGTGGAGTAAACGTAGGACCGTGTATAATACGGAGATTGGCAGTATTTCCGGTGCGATGCCGCCGCTTATCGGTTGGGCAGCAGTATATCCAGATATAACACACCCTGCAATCATCGGTCTTTTTGTAGTTATGATTATTTGGCAAATGCCTCATTTCTACGCCATCGCTATTCGTAATCATAGGCAGTATGAAGCGGCAAAAATCCCGATGCTTCCCGTTGTAAAAGGAGTAAAGCGAACCTATATTCAAACAAATGTCTATTTATTAATTATGTTTGCCATTAGTTTTTTGTTTGGGACGTTAAGTTTGGGATTGATGCTGGTTGCGGTATTATTAAGTGTAGGATGGTTAACACTTAGTATATACCGTTTTAGAGCTAATTCGGAAAAATGGGCAACATCGATGTTTGTTTATTCGCTTATCCATATGACTGTGCTCTTTTCTACAATTATTATTTATTCATTAATGGGTATTATTTTCGATTTGTAA
- a CDS encoding hemolysin family protein — MDNLAASIIILFILIIANGIFAMTEIGIVTSRKIRLEQKVKEGSSRAKTALYLAENSNELLSTIQIGITLIGIISGAFGGAAIADDLSAYLSKITFLKPWSNEISMVLVVTLTTFLTLVIGELTPKQIGLTNPEKVALAVAKPMYLFSKIGKPLIWVLDQSTSFVLKILRVKKTNEPDVTEEEIQLMVEQGVHSGSVQPIEHEMVDQIFYMGDQRLSDILTPRTQLTWIDVESSFEENMKIISQSEHSRFPVGKGSLDHFLGIISTNKVFSKLYAGEAFSINDCIEEALILSEHVKVFQALETLKASGHHQAVVVDEYGGIEGFVTLYDFMQVIVGEISSGVGRERATIIKRDDQSWLADGQVSIDAFLRYFDLEDEVDEEIVRNTSFQTLGGFITNEIGNIPKEGNSVYVADLKLEVVDMDRVLVDKLLITRVKPKNTDNESSR, encoded by the coding sequence ATGGATAACTTGGCTGCATCAATTATTATTCTTTTCATTTTAATTATTGCTAATGGCATTTTTGCCATGACAGAAATTGGTATTGTTACATCAAGAAAAATTAGGCTGGAACAAAAAGTAAAAGAAGGTAGTAGTCGCGCAAAAACTGCTCTTTACTTAGCTGAAAATTCCAATGAACTGTTATCTACGATTCAAATTGGTATTACACTAATTGGTATTATATCCGGTGCTTTTGGGGGAGCCGCTATAGCTGATGACCTTAGTGCCTATCTGAGCAAAATAACGTTTTTGAAACCTTGGAGCAATGAAATAAGTATGGTGTTAGTAGTAACACTGACGACATTTTTGACACTTGTAATTGGAGAGTTGACGCCAAAGCAGATCGGTTTAACAAACCCTGAGAAAGTAGCACTTGCTGTTGCAAAACCAATGTACTTATTTTCTAAAATAGGTAAGCCGCTTATTTGGGTTTTAGATCAATCTACTTCTTTCGTTTTAAAGATACTCAGGGTAAAGAAAACGAATGAACCCGATGTCACGGAAGAAGAAATTCAGCTAATGGTAGAGCAAGGTGTTCATAGTGGCAGTGTTCAGCCAATCGAGCATGAAATGGTTGATCAAATCTTTTATATGGGAGATCAACGCCTTAGTGATATTTTAACACCTCGAACTCAGTTGACATGGATTGATGTAGAAAGCAGTTTTGAGGAAAATATGAAAATTATTAGTCAGAGTGAACATTCCCGTTTTCCAGTAGGAAAGGGGAGTTTGGATCATTTTTTGGGTATTATAAGCACCAATAAAGTATTTTCTAAGCTATATGCAGGTGAAGCATTTTCGATTAATGATTGTATAGAAGAAGCATTAATTTTATCAGAGCATGTTAAGGTATTTCAAGCTTTAGAAACGTTAAAAGCATCCGGTCATCATCAAGCGGTTGTAGTGGATGAGTATGGTGGCATTGAAGGATTTGTTACGTTATATGATTTTATGCAAGTGATTGTTGGTGAAATATCTAGCGGAGTAGGTAGGGAACGGGCAACGATTATTAAACGGGATGATCAGTCCTGGTTAGCTGATGGACAAGTATCCATTGATGCCTTTTTACGTTATTTTGATTTAGAAGATGAGGTAGATGAGGAAATTGTAAGAAATACCTCTTTTCAAACACTTGGAGGTTTTATTACGAATGAAATAGGAAATATCCCTAAGGAAGGGAATAGCGTTTATGTAGCAGATCTAAAATTGGAAGTCGTTGATATGGATCGAGTACTCGTTGATAAGCTACTGATCACTCGTGTGAAACCAAAGAATACGGATAATGAAAGCAGTAGATAA